In Vespa velutina chromosome 1, iVesVel2.1, whole genome shotgun sequence, the following proteins share a genomic window:
- the LOC124949458 gene encoding angiogenic factor with G patch and FHA domains 1 isoform X6: MTEHCTQSESDEGEVKSDFGEDLDEELQSLPHVLQLIRKMREHIKWQSKKIKKLRNKLQEQKNQMRNKSFVEYGTQTDPLEYENKYLTQNWDLSNNKKSNSLIEQVKQVSESALLQTGFVYEETSGLYYDYNTGYYYDAKQGLYYDGNNGTYYYYDEGSKTYKFHSHAHAVVNNIAHSQETKKEEKSDGEKANKDTVKKRKLAQDGESLKEDEPEEGECSDSDSEHSSYNVTPESSINSETENEEEQSSKINFYIAKTYPPCMRIIVKETNLPKLKVGSLFLVAYTGGSMGKEGDHSVIIPDINVSKHHARFLYNETTNSYWIVDSGSRNGTYLNGKRLSVAKQESESYEIIHGSIIQVGGTKLLCHIHNGNETCGHCEPGLVQHNVNTEENVFSKKNLHKKELRRLKTKFGVEKDNVASASQLASGYRDRAQARRQCVGSSNHHAKTEQSSIDTSIAKDNRGFKLLSKMGWCEGRSLGKDGDGRTEPDDYNVDDDNDNDDEGSKTSSDGTSRAFV; encoded by the exons atgacgGAGCATTGTACACAAAGTGAAAGTGATGAAGGAGAAGTTAAATCAGATTTTGGAGAAGATCTAGATGAAGAATTGCAATCTTTACCTCATGTATTACAACTGATACGTAAAATGCGTGAGCATATTAAGTGGCAgagtaaaaagataaaaaaattacgtaaTAAATTACAAGAACAG aaaaatcaaatgagGAATAAAAGTTTCGTAGAATATGGTACTCAAACAGATCCTttagaatatgaaaataaatacttaaCACAAAATTGGGATCtaagtaacaataaaaaatcaaatagttTAATCGAACAAGTAAAGCAAGTATCAGAATCTGCATTATTACAAACTGGTTTCGTATATGAGGAAACATCAGgattatattatgattataatacaGGATATTATTATGACGCT aaacaaGGACTTTATTATGACGGAAACAATggaacgtattattattatgacgaAGGCAGTAAAACATATAAGTTCCACAGCCATGCACACGCAGTTGTCAACAATATTGCACATTCCCAAGAAaccaaaaaggaagaaaaatcagATGGCGAAAAGGCAAAcaag GATACGGTGAAAAAACGCAAACTCGCACAAGATGGAGAGAGCTTAAAAGAAGATGAGCCCGAAGAGGGTGAATGCTCGGACAGTGATAGCGAACACAGCTCTTATAACGTTACACCAGAATCGTCCATAAATAGTGAGACTGAGAATGAGGAGGAACAAAGTTCaaagattaattttt atATAGCAAAAACATATCCACCATGTATGAGAATAATAGTCAAAGAAACAAACCTTCCAAAGTTAAAAGTTGGTTCACTTTTCCTTGTAGCATACACAGGTGGTTCAATGGGTAAAGAAGGAGATCATTCTGTTATAATACCAGATATAAATGTCAGTAAG CATCACGCACGATTTCTTTATAACGAGACAACGAATTCTTATTGGATAGTAGATTCAGGCTCAAGAAATGGTACATACttaaatggaaaaagattATCTGTAGCTAAACAAGAGTCCGAATCGTACGAGATAATACATGGTTCGATCATTCAAGTGGGCGGTACAAAATTGTTATGTCATATACATAACGGAAATGAAACTTGCGGTCATTGTGAACCAGGATTGGTTCAACACAATGTAAACACAGAAGAGAATgtattctcgaaaaaaaatcttcataaaaaagaattgagaaggttaaaaacaaaatttggTGTAGAAAAAGATAACGTTGCTTCCGCCAGTCAATTAGCAAGTGGTTATCGGGATAGAGCTCAAGCTCGTAGACAGTGTGTTGGTTCTTCAAATCACCATGCCAAGACAGAACAAAGTTCAATCGACAC ATCGATAGCGAAAGATAACCGAGGATTTAAATTACTATCTAAAATGGGATGGTGCGAAGGTCGTTCTCTAGGAAAGGATGGTGATGGTAGAACCGAACCG GATGACTACAAtgtcgacgacgacaacgacaatgatGACGAAGGCAGCAAAACGAGTTCAGACGGCACGAGCAGAGCATTCGTATGA